A stretch of Pogona vitticeps strain Pit_001003342236 chromosome 5, PviZW2.1, whole genome shotgun sequence DNA encodes these proteins:
- the BCL2L14 gene encoding apoptosis facilitator Bcl-2-like protein 14: MQQGSGTRSSFLRVPYTLVFQYKDQGLCLFRLGEVLLGHFVTLIRKPGKKNFGDCFGNIIQRCSMNGASSSSMEEIPLDDVDRNSMEYRMLMAYAQRRLSASKYEQLLKEEAKSPGGTPLYKEDTQAGDPVHERKKLESSSPEDQKQPAKNWSQKKRKKKTMKSTWKHLLFPSCLRAQIDEEAPQRLAREDTVNGYGFMECAHATPLPEAQGTCFTDDPAITLVAARLAEIIDNSRSSEQDGFKALAHSESLEEDGGWTSEARLEDVDGKDDEEKIINTIVAFLRKSGDELQTKIEKDKSFLQRILDLMSYTFYRRVTNQFLGDALAAGSTMDSEIHVQRTKIALAMEVTARLSVLGSHPMNIVLGFGTKYLKDHFSPWIHSQGGWEKALGLPDQEEVE; the protein is encoded by the exons ATGCAACAAGGAAGTGGAACCAGAAGCTCTTTTCTCCGAGTTCCTTACACGTTAGTCTTTCAGTATAAAGATCAAGGGTTGTGTCTTTTCAGATTAGGAGAAGTGTTACTGGGGCATTTTGTGACGCTTATTAGAAAACCAGGAAAGAAGAATTTTGGGGACTGTTTTGGCAACATTATCCAAAG GTGCAGCATGAATGGAGCCAGTTCTTCCAGCATGGAAGAAATCCCTTTGGATGATGTGGACAGAAACAGCATGGAATACAGAATGCTTATGGCCTATGCCCAGCGCCGCTTGTCTGCCAGCAAATATGAGCAACTTTtaaaagaggaagcaaagagtCCGGGAGGAACACCCCTCTACAAGGAGGATACGCAGGCAGGTGATCctgtacatgaaagaaagaaacttgaaaGCTCATCCCCTGAGGATCAAAAACAGCCTGCGAAAAACTGGagccagaagaagaggaagaagaaaaccaTGAAATCCACCTGGAAACATCTTCTGTTTCCTTCTTGTCTGAGGGCACAAATAGATGAGGAGGCCCCACAGAGATTAGCAAGGGAAGACACTGTAAATGGATATGGGTTCATGGAATGTGCCCATGCCACACCTTTACCAGAGGCACAAG GTACTTGCTTTACAGATGACCCTGCCATCACTCTTGTGGCAGCCAGGCTTGCTGAAATAATTGATAATTCCAGATCTTCCGAGCAGGATGGTTTCAAAGCATTGGCGCATTCTGAGAGTCTAGAAGAAGATGGTGGATGGACCAGTGAAGCCAGACTTGAAGATGTTGATGGAAAGG ATGATGAAGAAAAGATAATAAACACAATAGTTGCCTTCTTAAGAAAATCAGGAGATGAACTGCAAACAAAG ATTGAAAAAGATAAGAGTTTTCTTCAACGCATCTTAGACCTGATGTCCTATACATTCTATCGGAGAGTAACCAACCAGTTCCTAGGGGATGCTCTCGCAGCAGGCTCCACAATGGACTCTGAGATCCATGTTCAAAGGACCAAGATTGCTCTTGCAATGGAGGTCACAGCGAGACTTAGTGTTTTGGGCAGTCATCCCATGAACATTGTGCTTGGCTTTGGAACAAAATACCTCAAGGATCATTTTAGCCCTTGGATCCACAGCCAAGGGGGATGG